The following coding sequences are from one Geothrix sp. window:
- a CDS encoding hemerythrin family protein, with protein sequence MGKLAKASGAMAGGWQVAPDVEQLSAAAAAWRAEGLGDRSSNRQFLATFAIYLVKHFRTEEDRLERVNAPGWAWHRREHRRLVKQLRDLMNDLDLGLEVSPRIHQFLEAWRIHQETASLRRDAGSSRGH encoded by the coding sequence ATGGGCAAGCTGGCGAAGGCGAGTGGCGCGATGGCGGGGGGTTGGCAGGTGGCCCCCGACGTGGAGCAGCTGAGCGCCGCCGCAGCGGCCTGGAGGGCCGAGGGCCTGGGGGACCGGTCCTCCAACCGCCAGTTCCTGGCCACCTTCGCCATCTACCTCGTGAAGCATTTCAGGACGGAGGAGGATCGGCTCGAGCGGGTGAATGCGCCCGGTTGGGCCTGGCATCGGCGGGAGCATCGCCGCCTCGTGAAGCAGCTGCGGGACCTGATGAACGACCTGGATCTGGGCTTGGAGGTCAGCCCGCGGATCCACCAGTTCCTGGAGGCCTGGCGGATCCACCAGGAGACCGCCTCCCTGCGACGCGATGCCGGGAGCTCACGGGGCCACTGA
- a CDS encoding DUF5666 domain-containing protein, translating to MKRHAHLIRTTLTAFTFLPVLCGLLALSACGGGGSTAQQPPPASSMRVAGTLTGTSTTPQFNQQPVKVASAIVTVNGQAATTARLQPGVVILGRATRTAQGITLQSADVQSELKGPISALSLTAGTMTVLDTLVTVNALTRLEQEGADHTFTDLALADFAVGDLVSVFGTRQAAGDLLATRIEREVPGAGGESEARGVVSALDATAKTFTLGALLVSYGSATVTGTLADGIRVEVEGALSGTTLTATKVHVEDGMEGGEGGEAEVSGALSSLDATAKTFSLLSFKVDYSHAVVEGVLAEGATVEVEGAVSTTDPTLLVAVKVEVRFPKMGNGASDTEAKGPITALNATDLTLTVGGTVYWTDAQTLILDHDAPLGFAQLLVGDRVQVRALSTRTNAAGQPYAVRVERKNDGD from the coding sequence ATGAAGCGCCACGCCCATCTGATCCGAACGACGCTCACGGCCTTCACCTTCCTGCCGGTCCTGTGCGGGCTCCTCGCCCTGTCCGCCTGTGGTGGCGGGGGATCCACAGCCCAGCAACCACCGCCGGCCTCGTCGATGAGGGTCGCCGGAACCCTGACGGGAACCTCCACGACGCCGCAGTTCAACCAGCAGCCCGTGAAGGTGGCCTCCGCCATCGTCACCGTGAATGGCCAGGCGGCCACCACCGCCCGGTTGCAGCCCGGCGTGGTGATCCTGGGCCGGGCCACCCGGACGGCCCAGGGCATCACCCTCCAGTCCGCGGACGTCCAGTCGGAACTGAAGGGCCCCATCTCCGCCCTCAGCCTGACCGCGGGAACCATGACCGTGCTGGACACCCTCGTGACCGTGAACGCCCTCACGCGCCTGGAGCAGGAGGGAGCGGACCACACCTTCACCGACCTCGCCCTCGCGGACTTCGCGGTAGGGGACCTGGTCTCGGTGTTCGGTACCCGGCAGGCTGCAGGTGACCTCCTGGCCACCCGCATCGAACGGGAAGTGCCGGGCGCCGGCGGCGAGTCCGAAGCCCGCGGCGTGGTGAGCGCGCTGGATGCCACGGCCAAGACCTTCACCCTCGGCGCGCTCCTCGTGTCCTATGGCTCGGCGACGGTCACGGGCACCCTGGCCGACGGCATCCGCGTCGAAGTGGAGGGCGCGCTCTCGGGAACGACCCTCACCGCCACCAAGGTCCATGTGGAAGACGGCATGGAAGGTGGGGAGGGCGGCGAAGCGGAAGTCTCCGGCGCCCTGTCGAGCCTGGATGCCACCGCCAAGACCTTCTCCCTGCTCTCGTTCAAGGTGGACTACAGCCATGCCGTCGTGGAAGGCGTCCTGGCCGAAGGCGCCACGGTGGAGGTCGAGGGCGCGGTGAGCACCACGGATCCCACCCTGCTCGTGGCGGTCAAGGTCGAGGTGCGCTTCCCGAAGATGGGGAACGGCGCCTCCGACACCGAAGCCAAGGGCCCCATCACCGCCTTGAACGCCACGGACCTGACCTTGACCGTGGGCGGAACGGTGTACTGGACCGATGCCCAGACGCTCATCCTGGACCACGATGCACCCCTCGGGTTCGCCCAGCTGCTTGTCGGGGATCGTGTCCAGGTGAGGGCCCTCAGCACCCGCACCAACGCCGCAGGGCAGCCCTATGCCGTGCGGGTCGAACGAAAGAACGATGGCGACTGA
- a CDS encoding TonB-dependent receptor, protein MRQSAGLAIATLLLVPGPLVRACGACGCTLNSDWASQGYAVKPGFRFDLRYDYFNQDQLRSGTKSVDRGGLVIPNGMEIQEKTINRNLTATLDYSPDPDWGVTLLVPVFNRYHATLAPGDMDPSFSKGSGLGDVRVLGRYQGFSEDHSFGIQFGVKLATGDTKQTFNAGAQAGELLDRGLQLGTGTTDLLLGCYAFGELAADWGVFGQVLFQKPTGGKDGFKPGDGVNANVGLRYTGHAGFTPHLQLNVRAEGRESGPNADVDNSGATLVYLSPGVTFNVSPRFQVYAFAQVPVAQRVTGLQIEPRWSASLGLHWSF, encoded by the coding sequence ATGCGTCAAAGCGCCGGACTCGCCATCGCCACGCTCCTGCTCGTCCCTGGCCCCTTGGTCCGGGCCTGCGGGGCCTGCGGCTGCACGCTGAATTCCGACTGGGCCAGCCAGGGCTACGCGGTGAAGCCGGGGTTCCGCTTCGACCTGCGCTACGACTACTTCAACCAGGACCAGCTGCGCTCGGGAACGAAGTCGGTGGATCGCGGCGGCCTGGTGATCCCGAACGGGATGGAGATCCAGGAGAAGACCATCAACCGGAACCTCACGGCCACCCTGGACTACAGCCCCGATCCCGACTGGGGTGTGACCCTGCTGGTGCCGGTCTTCAACCGCTACCACGCCACCTTGGCGCCCGGCGACATGGACCCCTCGTTCTCGAAGGGCAGCGGCCTGGGCGACGTGCGCGTGCTGGGCCGCTACCAGGGGTTTTCCGAGGACCATTCCTTCGGGATCCAGTTCGGCGTCAAGCTCGCGACCGGCGACACGAAGCAGACCTTCAACGCCGGAGCCCAGGCCGGTGAGCTTCTGGACCGGGGCCTGCAGCTGGGCACGGGCACGACGGATCTGCTGCTGGGCTGCTACGCCTTCGGCGAACTGGCCGCCGACTGGGGCGTGTTCGGCCAGGTGCTCTTCCAGAAGCCCACGGGCGGGAAGGACGGCTTCAAGCCCGGCGATGGCGTGAATGCCAACGTGGGCCTCCGCTACACCGGCCATGCGGGCTTCACGCCGCACCTGCAGCTGAACGTGCGGGCCGAGGGCCGGGAATCCGGCCCCAACGCCGACGTGGACAACAGCGGCGCCACCCTGGTCTACCTCAGTCCCGGCGTGACCTTCAACGTCAGTCCCCGGTTCCAGGTCTACGCCTTCGCCCAGGTGCCCGTGGCCCAGCGGGTGACCGGCCTGCAGATCGAGCCCCGGTGGAGCGCCTCCCTGGGGCTGCACTGGAGCTTCTAG
- a CDS encoding serine/threonine-protein kinase has protein sequence MQPTMRWYQTLAWSYFIRQAAAILGLLAIILWVAYREAERGASSTAQASLSAGGYVLERAFEQQGRSMDAGLEVFTQYSGNVALIEHALETGALTSLTDTLVENLPRLGAEIALVVAPDGQVLACTAKGPRPALPEVGILQMALAPEEAAAAGHPGPFYRGFLRVDWGDHPGVYHAVARPLSSPAGRSLGAMLVGVPVDDRAAVDLRRLAIAGPQRGDPTAHLALLSQFRAQGSTFQEAEAVNRLLAREPAFLAVRGQVLDGQRSTVLPFRVEGRNYLGMITPLHGVNALDLEMADVLMMPVDPLLAPFRNLQKAILAVGVAGLSVALALSLRSARKVTAPLKALVSAAQALAEGDPPESLGIDPTPDEVGVLTRTFKSMLAELKAKDQLLALLDTTRRGTGGPGPIRFGAAFDPAAVAPRVEPADERTRRLGAAPPDEEEAGLPEALREGAIFAARYRVDGLLGRGGMGVVLKVRDLQLDEDVALKVVRAGLAANPAFLDQLKQEIRLARKITHRYVLRTHDFGESDGIPYVTMEYLKGTTLRSLLDGRGRLPLALVLRIARQVAEGLEAAHAVGVVHRDIKPANVLFDVRGDAKIMDFGLAAPVAAVIAGEAGILVGSPRYMSPEQIRGERVDARTDLYALGVMLFELCSGLAPFDSPRINDLLTLHLEAPVPSLAEAAPDMPPDLSVLVHRLLEKRQADRCQSATEVAEILKLLATGGGTSRLG, from the coding sequence ATGCAGCCGACCATGAGGTGGTACCAGACGCTGGCCTGGAGCTACTTCATCCGGCAGGCGGCGGCCATCCTGGGGCTGCTGGCCATCATCCTGTGGGTGGCCTACCGCGAGGCCGAGCGGGGCGCGAGCAGCACGGCCCAGGCCAGCCTCTCGGCCGGGGGCTACGTGCTGGAGCGGGCCTTCGAACAGCAGGGCAGATCCATGGATGCCGGGCTCGAAGTCTTCACGCAGTATTCCGGCAACGTCGCCCTCATCGAGCACGCCCTCGAGACGGGGGCCCTGACCAGCCTCACGGACACTCTGGTGGAAAACCTCCCCCGCCTGGGCGCCGAAATCGCCCTCGTGGTGGCACCGGACGGTCAGGTCCTCGCCTGCACGGCGAAGGGACCGCGTCCCGCCCTGCCCGAGGTGGGGATCCTGCAGATGGCCCTGGCGCCCGAGGAGGCCGCCGCCGCGGGCCACCCGGGGCCCTTCTACCGGGGCTTCCTGCGGGTGGACTGGGGCGACCACCCCGGTGTCTACCACGCCGTGGCGAGGCCGCTGAGCTCTCCCGCGGGCCGGTCCCTGGGGGCCATGCTGGTGGGAGTCCCGGTGGACGATCGGGCGGCCGTGGACCTGCGGCGCCTGGCCATCGCCGGGCCCCAGCGTGGAGATCCCACGGCCCACCTGGCGCTCCTGAGCCAGTTCCGGGCCCAGGGCAGCACCTTCCAGGAGGCGGAGGCCGTGAACCGGCTGCTCGCCCGCGAGCCGGCCTTCCTCGCGGTCCGTGGCCAGGTGCTCGATGGCCAGCGGTCCACCGTGCTGCCCTTCCGCGTGGAGGGGCGGAACTACCTGGGGATGATCACCCCGCTCCATGGCGTGAACGCCCTCGACCTGGAGATGGCCGACGTGCTGATGATGCCCGTGGATCCGCTCCTGGCGCCCTTCCGGAACCTGCAGAAAGCCATCCTGGCCGTGGGCGTGGCGGGGCTCTCCGTGGCCCTGGCCCTCAGCCTGCGCTCCGCCCGCAAGGTCACGGCCCCCCTCAAGGCCCTGGTTTCGGCGGCCCAGGCCCTGGCGGAGGGCGATCCGCCCGAGTCTCTGGGCATCGACCCCACGCCGGACGAGGTGGGCGTCCTCACCCGCACGTTCAAGTCCATGCTGGCCGAGCTGAAGGCCAAGGATCAGCTGCTGGCCCTGTTGGACACGACGCGGCGGGGGACCGGTGGCCCCGGCCCGATCCGCTTCGGAGCCGCCTTCGATCCGGCGGCGGTGGCGCCTCGCGTGGAGCCGGCGGACGAGCGGACCCGGCGCCTCGGGGCGGCCCCGCCGGACGAGGAGGAGGCCGGCCTTCCGGAGGCCCTGCGCGAGGGGGCGATCTTCGCCGCCCGCTACCGGGTGGACGGCCTGCTGGGTCGCGGCGGGATGGGCGTGGTGCTGAAGGTCCGGGATCTCCAGCTCGACGAGGACGTGGCCCTGAAGGTCGTCCGCGCGGGGCTCGCCGCCAACCCCGCCTTCCTGGACCAGCTCAAGCAGGAGATCCGGCTGGCCCGGAAGATCACCCACCGCTACGTGCTCCGGACCCATGATTTCGGCGAGAGTGACGGCATCCCCTACGTGACCATGGAGTATCTGAAGGGCACCACCCTCCGCAGCCTCCTGGACGGACGCGGGCGGCTTCCGCTGGCGCTGGTCCTGCGCATCGCGCGCCAGGTGGCCGAAGGCCTGGAGGCCGCCCACGCGGTCGGCGTCGTCCACCGGGACATCAAGCCGGCCAACGTGCTCTTCGATGTGCGGGGCGATGCCAAGATCATGGACTTCGGCCTCGCCGCCCCGGTGGCCGCCGTGATCGCGGGGGAGGCGGGAATCCTGGTCGGATCGCCCCGGTACATGTCGCCCGAGCAGATCCGGGGCGAGCGGGTGGATGCCCGGACGGACCTCTACGCGCTGGGGGTCATGCTCTTCGAGCTGTGTTCCGGCCTTGCCCCCTTCGACAGCCCCCGCATCAACGACCTGCTGACCCTGCACCTCGAGGCGCCCGTTCCGAGCCTGGCGGAAGCAGCGCCGGACATGCCTCCGGATCTCTCCGTCCTGGTGCACCGGCTCCTGGAGAAGCGCCAGGCGGATCGCTGCCAGTCGGCCACGGAGGTGGCGGAGATCCTCAAGCTGCTGGCCACTGGAGGCGGCACCTCGCGGCTGGGATGA
- a CDS encoding Rieske (2Fe-2S) protein, translating to MFEPAIPDPEPATTAMDRRCFCAGALVAGLTLACGGGGYPTPPPTSAPPPNGPLTTSDTKAGLLATPTDTVRDYRNLGNFFLIRDATGIYAMTAICTHMGCTVGAPIGIQITCPCHGSQYDLNGGNTRGPAIHPLVHFQVTEATPGGALVVNTAQTVAATTRLT from the coding sequence ATGTTCGAGCCTGCCATCCCCGATCCGGAACCCGCCACCACCGCCATGGATCGCCGCTGCTTCTGCGCCGGCGCCCTGGTCGCCGGCCTGACCCTGGCCTGCGGGGGTGGGGGCTACCCGACTCCCCCGCCGACCTCGGCCCCCCCGCCGAACGGTCCGCTGACCACCTCGGACACCAAGGCCGGCCTGCTGGCCACGCCCACCGACACCGTCCGGGACTACCGCAACCTGGGGAACTTCTTCCTCATCCGGGATGCCACGGGCATCTACGCCATGACCGCGATCTGCACCCACATGGGCTGCACGGTGGGAGCGCCCATCGGCATCCAGATCACCTGCCCCTGCCACGGCAGCCAGTACGACCTGAACGGCGGGAACACCCGCGGCCCCGCCATCCATCCCCTGGTCCACTTCCAGGTCACGGAGGCCACCCCCGGTGGCGCGCTCGTGGTGAACACGGCCCAGACCGTGGCCGCCACGACGCGCCTGACCTGA
- a CDS encoding response regulator transcription factor, with amino-acid sequence MAESRPSLLVVDDDAVYRERLAQAIAARGYDVRTAADAEAAIRLAEADSPEFAVLDLRMPGESGLDLLRRLRGIDPATRVLMLTGYGSIATAMEAVRLGAVNYLTKPADVDDILAAFNPEGPGPDANADQETPSLARVEWEHIQRVLNDCEGNLSEAARRLGMHRRSLQRKAGRKRPPK; translated from the coding sequence GTGGCTGAATCCAGGCCCTCCCTCCTGGTGGTGGATGACGATGCCGTCTACCGAGAGCGCCTGGCCCAGGCCATCGCCGCCCGCGGCTACGACGTGCGCACCGCCGCCGACGCAGAGGCCGCCATCAGACTGGCCGAGGCGGACAGCCCCGAGTTCGCGGTGCTGGACCTGCGCATGCCCGGCGAGTCGGGCCTGGACCTGCTGCGCCGGCTCAGGGGCATCGACCCGGCCACACGGGTGCTCATGCTCACGGGCTACGGCAGCATCGCCACCGCCATGGAGGCCGTGCGTCTCGGCGCCGTGAACTACCTGACCAAGCCCGCGGACGTGGATGACATCCTGGCGGCCTTCAATCCCGAGGGGCCGGGCCCCGACGCGAACGCCGATCAGGAGACGCCTTCCCTGGCCCGCGTGGAGTGGGAGCACATCCAGCGCGTGCTGAACGACTGCGAGGGCAACCTCTCCGAAGCCGCACGGCGCCTGGGCATGCATCGGCGCAGCCTGCAGCGCAAGGCAGGACGGAAGCGCCCCCCGAAATAG
- a CDS encoding sensor histidine kinase has translation MTHPGFGISLTWLLRLRWITAVGQTAAILAAKRLLPEELSIGPLLGLVAFGALSNAALMLRLRRPEPVRPALPGLVLGLDILLLTGLLYGSGGAANPFTAIYLVHITLAAVVMRGIWAWALGVLSISGFGLLFFYNVHVHSLAHMNHGGDDGISLHLVGMWVAFAITAGLIAAFVGLVTEALRRRDEELAALRDLTARQSRLAALTTLAAGVAHELGSPLGTIAVAAKELQRTAEGLGAPGASLAQDAALIREEVGRCRRILDQMAEPSGSNLGEPLQALSWGELEADLSEGLASEDRTRLAFQWPDAGCGPMPRRGLGRALRAVVANALEATPRPGSVKVVAREDQGAWLLEVEDQGTGMAPEVLARVGEPFFSTKPTGSGMGLGLFLARTFAEQLGGELRVESQPGQGTRVQLSWPQVARG, from the coding sequence ATGACCCATCCCGGCTTCGGCATCTCCCTCACCTGGCTGCTGCGCCTGCGCTGGATCACCGCGGTCGGCCAGACCGCGGCGATCCTGGCGGCGAAGCGCCTGCTGCCCGAGGAACTGTCCATCGGCCCCCTGCTGGGGTTGGTGGCCTTCGGGGCCCTGAGCAACGCGGCGCTGATGCTGCGCCTCCGCCGACCCGAACCCGTGCGGCCGGCCCTGCCGGGGCTGGTGCTGGGGCTGGACATCCTCCTGCTCACGGGGCTGCTCTACGGCAGCGGCGGCGCGGCCAATCCCTTCACGGCCATCTACCTCGTGCACATCACCCTGGCGGCCGTGGTCATGCGGGGCATCTGGGCCTGGGCCCTGGGCGTGCTGTCGATCTCCGGCTTCGGCCTGCTCTTCTTCTACAACGTGCACGTGCATTCCCTGGCCCACATGAACCACGGCGGCGACGATGGCATCTCCCTCCATCTGGTCGGCATGTGGGTGGCCTTCGCCATCACGGCGGGGCTCATCGCCGCCTTCGTGGGCCTGGTGACCGAGGCCCTCCGCCGTCGCGACGAGGAACTGGCGGCCCTCCGCGACCTCACGGCCCGGCAGTCGCGGCTGGCGGCCTTGACGACCCTGGCCGCGGGCGTAGCCCACGAGCTGGGGTCTCCGCTCGGCACCATCGCCGTGGCGGCGAAGGAGCTGCAGCGGACCGCCGAGGGCCTGGGCGCGCCGGGGGCCAGCCTGGCCCAGGACGCGGCCCTCATCCGGGAGGAGGTCGGGCGCTGCCGCCGCATCCTCGACCAGATGGCCGAACCCAGCGGCTCGAACCTGGGCGAACCCCTCCAGGCCCTCTCCTGGGGCGAGCTTGAAGCGGACCTGTCCGAGGGGCTCGCCTCCGAGGACCGTACCCGCCTTGCCTTCCAGTGGCCGGACGCGGGCTGCGGCCCCATGCCCCGGCGGGGCCTGGGGCGGGCCCTGCGCGCGGTGGTGGCCAATGCCCTGGAGGCCACGCCCCGGCCGGGATCCGTGAAGGTCGTCGCGCGGGAAGACCAGGGCGCCTGGCTGCTGGAAGTGGAAGATCAGGGCACCGGCATGGCGCCGGAGGTGCTGGCCCGGGTGGGCGAGCCCTTCTTCAGCACCAAGCCCACGGGCTCGGGCATGGGGTTGGGGCTCTTCCTGGCCCGCACCTTCGCCGAGCAGCTGGGCGGCGAACTGCGGGTGGAGTCGCAGCCGGGGCAGGGCACCCGGGTGCAGCTGAGCTGGCCCCAGGTGGCCCGTGGCTGA
- a CDS encoding c-type cytochrome: protein MRHRNAFTPIVVAAALAGFALPPLSAQGAAPRSEAELRAFYQRSCSGCHGEDGSATAADGRKLKGRDFTSEKDMHGTTDQSLATTIRKGLFFGMAMPAYKHELTEEEALILVRNILRKARKGEPILAPASAMAKSR from the coding sequence ATGCGACACCGGAATGCCTTCACCCCCATCGTGGTTGCCGCGGCGCTGGCCGGATTCGCCCTGCCCCCCCTCTCGGCCCAGGGCGCCGCCCCTCGCTCCGAGGCGGAGCTCCGCGCCTTCTACCAGCGGTCCTGCAGCGGCTGCCACGGCGAGGACGGCTCGGCCACCGCCGCCGACGGGCGGAAGCTCAAGGGCCGGGACTTCACCTCGGAGAAGGACATGCATGGCACCACCGATCAGAGCCTTGCCACGACCATCCGCAAGGGCCTCTTCTTCGGCATGGCCATGCCGGCCTACAAGCACGAGCTCACCGAGGAGGAGGCCCTGATCCTCGTGCGGAACATCCTGCGGAAGGCCAGGAAGGGCGAGCCCATCCTGGCACCGGCCAGTGCGATGGCGAAGTCCCGGTGA
- a CDS encoding diguanylate cyclase produces the protein MGRGFRYLRLVLCLLLGLALRAEKAPERVVLQLKWQHQFQFAGYYAAREQGYYREAGLDVAIVEADPILDPVREVVEGRAHFGVSNSGLLLARLQGQPVVVLAAIFQHSPLVLIARTDVGIGSVHDLVGRRLMLERHAEELLAYLQQEGVPLPSLQPMGHSFDPTDLLQGRTDALSAYSSDEPFFLDRAGFRYQTFTPRSAGIDFYGDNLFTTEAEIRRHPDRVRAFREASMRGWRYAMTHPEAVADLILARYGRSHSREHLLFEARQMAPLLRPELVEMGYMHEGRWQHIADTYADLGLLPRPYSLQGFLYDPDAADRLTRQRLKLALILILPIAALLGTVALVILGLNRRLARALRTQAELGTIIQGNERRFRFIAEHAADVIWTMDIPSGRFTYVSPSVFQLRGYTPEEIMSRPASEALTPESAALVRADLLKAMAEWNAGRSVAPRAMEVDQPHKDGRLIPTEVVTTLHADAEGHLVSVLGISRDITLRRQAEERLRLELQALEEAATTDLLTHAWNRRHFEEAIEGEIHRSERYGHPLSLLILDIDHFKRVNDTFGHAEGDRVLRQVADCVRGVIRVSDSLTRWGGEEFIVLMPSTGLANAQVLAERIREGIAAHAFEGIGTVTVSLGLAEYLPPSRLAAWLERADQALYRAKHAGRNRVETDPLRRDGEVVAEHPESSFLKLVWSPAYRCGNVLIDTQHERLFRLANELLDALLSGRPIDEIAAFVSELLADVVQHFHDEEAILAARAYPGLADHARKHAELVARALQLEQAFRGGTLSIGSLFQFLAHDVVAQHMLKADREFFPLVGAP, from the coding sequence ATGGGTCGCGGGTTCCGGTACCTGCGGCTGGTCCTCTGCCTGCTCCTGGGCCTGGCCCTCCGGGCGGAGAAGGCCCCCGAGCGGGTCGTCCTCCAGCTGAAGTGGCAGCATCAGTTCCAGTTCGCCGGCTACTACGCCGCCCGCGAGCAGGGCTACTACCGGGAGGCGGGGCTGGACGTGGCCATCGTGGAGGCCGACCCCATCCTGGATCCCGTCCGGGAGGTCGTGGAGGGGCGGGCGCATTTCGGCGTCAGCAACAGCGGTCTCCTGCTCGCCCGCCTGCAGGGCCAGCCGGTGGTCGTGCTGGCGGCGATCTTCCAGCACTCCCCCCTCGTCCTCATCGCCCGCACCGATGTGGGCATCGGTTCCGTCCACGATCTGGTGGGCCGGCGCCTGATGCTGGAGCGCCACGCCGAGGAGCTCCTCGCCTACCTCCAGCAGGAGGGCGTGCCCCTGCCCTCGCTCCAGCCCATGGGCCATTCCTTCGATCCCACCGACCTGCTCCAGGGCCGGACGGATGCCCTCAGCGCCTACAGCTCGGACGAGCCCTTCTTCCTGGACCGGGCCGGTTTTCGCTACCAGACCTTCACGCCCCGCAGCGCCGGCATTGATTTCTACGGCGACAACCTGTTCACGACGGAAGCCGAGATCCGACGGCATCCCGACCGGGTGCGGGCCTTCCGGGAGGCCAGCATGCGGGGCTGGCGCTATGCCATGACCCACCCCGAAGCGGTGGCGGACCTGATCCTCGCCCGGTACGGCCGGAGCCACAGCCGCGAGCACCTGCTGTTCGAGGCCCGCCAGATGGCGCCGCTCCTGCGGCCCGAGCTGGTCGAGATGGGCTACATGCATGAAGGCCGCTGGCAGCACATCGCCGACACCTATGCAGATCTGGGCCTGCTGCCCCGGCCCTACAGCCTCCAGGGCTTCCTCTATGATCCGGATGCCGCCGACCGGCTCACCCGACAGCGGCTGAAGCTGGCCCTGATCCTGATCCTGCCCATCGCCGCGCTGCTCGGCACCGTGGCCCTGGTCATCCTCGGCCTGAACCGGCGCCTGGCCCGGGCCCTGCGCACCCAGGCCGAGCTGGGCACCATCATCCAGGGCAACGAGCGGCGGTTCCGGTTCATCGCCGAGCACGCGGCCGACGTCATCTGGACCATGGACATCCCCAGCGGGCGCTTCACCTACGTCAGCCCCTCGGTGTTCCAGCTGCGGGGGTACACCCCCGAGGAGATCATGTCCCGGCCGGCGAGCGAGGCCCTGACGCCCGAGTCGGCGGCCCTCGTGCGCGCCGACCTGCTCAAGGCCATGGCCGAGTGGAATGCCGGGCGCTCCGTGGCGCCGCGAGCGATGGAGGTGGACCAGCCCCACAAGGATGGCCGCCTGATCCCCACCGAGGTGGTGACCACCCTGCATGCGGACGCGGAGGGCCACCTGGTCTCGGTACTCGGCATCAGCCGCGACATCACGCTCCGCCGCCAGGCCGAGGAACGCCTGCGGCTCGAGCTCCAGGCCCTGGAGGAGGCGGCGACCACGGACCTGCTGACCCATGCCTGGAACCGGCGGCATTTCGAAGAGGCCATCGAGGGGGAGATCCACCGCTCGGAGCGTTATGGCCATCCCCTGTCCCTGCTCATCCTCGACATCGACCACTTCAAGCGGGTGAACGACACCTTCGGCCACGCCGAGGGCGACCGCGTGCTCCGGCAGGTGGCCGACTGCGTGCGGGGCGTGATCCGGGTGTCGGACTCCCTCACGCGATGGGGCGGCGAGGAGTTCATCGTGCTCATGCCCAGCACCGGCCTGGCCAATGCCCAGGTGCTGGCCGAGCGCATCCGGGAGGGCATTGCCGCCCATGCGTTCGAGGGGATCGGCACCGTGACGGTCAGTCTCGGCCTGGCGGAGTACCTGCCGCCCTCCCGGCTGGCGGCGTGGCTGGAGCGGGCCGACCAGGCTCTCTACCGGGCCAAGCACGCGGGACGGAACCGGGTCGAGACGGATCCCCTCCGGCGCGACGGCGAGGTGGTGGCCGAGCATCCCGAGAGTTCCTTCCTGAAGCTGGTCTGGAGCCCCGCCTACCGCTGCGGAAACGTCCTCATCGACACCCAGCACGAGCGGCTCTTCCGGCTTGCCAACGAGCTGCTGGACGCCCTGCTGTCGGGGCGGCCCATCGACGAGATCGCCGCCTTCGTCTCGGAGCTCCTGGCCGACGTGGTGCAGCACTTCCACGATGAGGAGGCGATCCTCGCCGCTCGAGCCTATCCGGGCCTGGCGGACCACGCCCGGAAGCATGCCGAGCTGGTGGCCAGGGCCCTGCAGCTGGAGCAGGCCTTCCGGGGCGGCACCCTGTCGATCGGGAGCCTCTTCCAGTTCCTGGCCCACGACGTGGTGGCCCAGCACATGCTCAAGGCCGACCGCGAGTTCTTCCCCCTGGTGGGTGCGCCCTAG